Part of the Cervus elaphus chromosome 18, mCerEla1.1, whole genome shotgun sequence genome is shown below.
ctttggagggaaccaagagtagaataacggaggcagaagataggataagtgaggtagaagataaaatggtggaaataaatgaagcagagaggaaaaaagaaaaaaggatcaaaagaaatgaggacaacctcagggacctctgggacaatgtgaaacgccccaacattcgaatcataggagtcccagaagaagaagacaaaaagaaaggccatgagaaaatacttgaggagataatagctgaaaacttccctaaaatggggaaggaaatagccacccaagtccgagaaacccagagagccccaaacaggataaacccaaggcaaaacaccccaagacacatattaatcaaattaacaaagatcaaacacaaagaacaaatattaaaagcagcaagggagaaacaacaaataacacacaaagggattcccataaggataacagctgatctatcaatagaaaccctctaggccagaagggaatggcaggacatacttaaagtaatgaaagagaacaacctacaacctagattactgtacccagcaaggatctcattcaaatatgaaggagaattcaaaagctttacagacaagcaaaagctgagagaattcagcaccactaaaacagctcttcaacaaatgctaaaggatcttctctagacaggaaacacagaaagggtgtataaacccgaacccaaaacaacaaagtaaatggcaacgggaccacacctatcaataattaccttaaatgtaaatgggttgaatgccccaactaaaagacaaagactggctgaatggatacaaaaacaagacccctatatatgctgtctacaagagacccacctcaaaacaagagacacatacagactaaaagtgaagggctggaaaaaaatatttcacacaaacagagaccaaaagaaagcaggagtcacaatactcatatcagataaaatagactttcaaataaaggatgtgaaaagagacaaagaaggacactacataatgatcaaaggatcaacccaagaagaagatataacaattataaatatatatgcacccaacataggagcaccacaatatgtacggcaaacgctaacgagtgtgaaagaggaaattaatagtaacacagtaatagtgggagactttaatacaccactcacaactatggatagatcaactaaacagaaatttaacaaggaaacacaaaccttaaatgacacaatggaccagctaggcctaattgatatctataggacatttcaccccaaaacaatcaacttcacctttttctcaagtgcacacggaaccttctccagaatagatcacatcctgggccataaatctggtcttggaaaattcaaaaaaattgaaatcattccagtcatcttttctgaccacagtgcagtaagattagatctcaattacaggaaaaaaaattgttaaaaattcaaacacatggaggctaaataacacgcttctgaataaccaacaaatcatagaagaaatcaaaaaagaaatcagaatatgtatagaaatgaatgacaatgaaaacacaacaacccaaaacctatgggacactgtaaaagcagtgctaaggggaaggttcatagcattacaggcttacatcaagaaacaagaaaaaagccaaataaataacctaactctacacctaaagcaattagagaaggaagaaatgaagaaccccagggttagcagaaggaaagaaatcttaaaaatcatggcagaaataaatgcaaaagaaactaaagagaccatagcaaaaatcaacaaagctaaaagctggttttttgaaaaaataaacaaaattgacaaaccattagcaagactcgttaagaaacaaagagagaagaaccaaattaacaaaattagaaatgaaaatggagagatcacaacaggcaacactgaaatacaaaggatcataagagactactaccagcagctctatgccaataaaatggacaacttggatgaaatggacaaattcttagaaaagtataactttccaaaactgaaccaggaagaaatagaagaccttaacagacccatcacaggcaaggaaatcgaaactgtaataaaaaatcttccagcaaacaaaagcccaggaccagagggcttcacagctgaattctaccaaaaattgagagaagagctaacacctatcttattcaaactcttccagaaaattgcagaagaaggtaaacttccaaactcattctatgagaccaccatcaccctaattccaaaaccagacaaagatgccacaaaaaaagaaaactacaggccaatatcactgatgaacatagatgcaaaaatccttaacaaaattctagcaaacagaatccaacaacatattaaaaaaatcatacaccacgaccaagtgggctttatcccaggaatgcaaggattctttaatatctgcaaattaatcaatgtaatacaccacattaacaaattgaaagataaaaaccatatgattatctcaatagatgcagagaaagcctttgacaaaattcaacactcatttatgattaaaactctccaaaaagcaggaatagaaggaacatacctcaacataataaaagctatatatgacaaacccacagcaagcatcaccctcaatggtgaaaagttgaaagtatttcccctgaaatcaggaacaagacaagggtgcccactctcaccactactattcaacatagtcttggaagttttggccacagcaatcagagcagaaaaagcagtaaaaggaatccagataggaaaagaagaagtgaaactctcactgtttgcagatgacatgatcctctacatagaaaaccctaaagactccaccagaaaattactagagctaatcaatgaatatagtaaagttgcaggatataaaattaacacacaaaaatcccttgcattcctatatactaacaatgaaaaaacagaaagagaaattaaggaaacaataccattcaccattgcaacaaaaagaataaaatacttaggagtatatctacctaaagaaacaaaaggcctatacatagaaaactataaaacactgatgaaagaaatcaaagaggacacaaacagatggagaaacataccgtgttcatggattggaagaatcaatattgtcaaaatggctattctacccaaagcaatctatagattcaatgcaatccctatcaagctaccaacggtatttttcacagaactagaccaaagaatttcacaatttgtatggaaatacaaaaaacctcgaatagccaaagtaatcttgagaaagaagaatggaactggaggaatcaacatgcctgacttcagactctactacaaagccacagtcatcaagacagtatggtactggcacaaagacagaaatatagatcaatggaacagaatagaaagcccagagataaatccacggacctatggacaacttatctttcacaaaggaggcaaggatatacaaaggaaaaaagacaacctctttaagaagtggtgctgggaaagctggtcaaccacttgtaaaagaatgaaactagaacactttctaacaccatacacacaaaaaaaactcaaaatggattaaagatataaatgtaagaacagaaactataaaactcctagaggagagcataggcaaaacactctctgacataaatcacagcaagatcctctatgacccacctcccagaatattggaaataaaagcaaaactaaacaaatgggatctaatgaaacttaaaaacttttgcactacaaaggaaactataagcaaggtgaaaagacagccctcaaattgggagaaaataatagcaaatgaagaaacagacaaaggattaatctcaaaaatatacaagcaactcctgcagctcaattccagaaaaataaatgacccaatcaaaaaatgggccagagaactaaacagacatttctccaaagaagacatacagatggctaacaaacacatgaaaagatgctcaacatcactcattattagagaaatgcaaatcaaaaccacaatgaggtaccattacacgccagtcaggatggctgctatccaaaagtctacaagcaataaatgctggagagggtgtggagaaaagggaaccctcttacactgttggtcggaatgcaaactagtacagccactatcgaaaacagtgtggagattccttaaaaacctggaaatagaactgccatatgacccagcaatcccacttctgggcatacaaactgaggaaaccacatctgaaagagacacgtgcaccccagtgttcatcgcagcactgtttacaatagccagaacatggaagcaacctagatgcccatcagcagatgaatggataaggaagctgtggtacatatacaggatggaatattactcagccatcaaaaagaattcatttgaatcagtcctaatgagatggacgaaactggagcccattatacagagtgaagtaagccagaaagataaagaacattacagcatactaacacatacatatggaatttagaaagatggtaacgataaccctatatgcaaaacagaaaacgagacacagaaatacagaacagacttttgaactctgtgggagaaggtgagggtgggatgtttcaaaagaacagcatgtatactatctatggtgaaacagatcaccagcccaggtgggatgcatgagacaagtgctcgggcctggtgcactgggaagacccagaggaattgggtggagagggaggtgggaggggggatcgggatggggaatacgtgtaaatctatggctgattcatatcaatgtatgacaaaacccactgaaatgttgtgaagtaattagcctccaactaataaaaatattaaaaaaagaaaaaaaaaatgacagaaatttacTCTCTCTCAGGTATGGAGGCCAGGCCAGAAGTTCAGAGTAAATGTGCTGGCAGGGCCATTCTCCTCCTGAAGGCTGTTAGGAAGGCTCCTTCCGTGCCTCCTCTAGCTTCTAGTTGCCCCTGGCAGCATTATTCCAACCTCTGTTTCTGTCTTCATATGACTATCTTTCCAATGCATGTGTCTGTGTCCAATCCCCCTCTTGTAATAAGGACCAGTTGTATGTATTACAGCTCATCCCAGTGGCCTTACTTTAACAATAAAATCTACAAAGACCTTATTTGCAAGTAAGATCACATTCATAGTGTTAAGGCTTCAGCATCCTTTTGGGGAACACAGAGGGAAAAGGCTTAAAAAGTGAAACTGAATATAAATGTTAACAGAGTACAAGGAACTGAAACCCTGTTGAGGACACGCTCATGAGTCCATTCTTGTTTTTGGATGTTTCATGTAAATGCAATCATAACTTCATGTGATCTttttcctggcttctttcacttagcataatgctttcaaagCTTATTCACATGGTCACATGTAACTGTactccattcctttttaaaaatatatttaaaaaaatatttatttattcactgcatcaggtcttagttgcagcacatgaaatCTTCATTGTGTGCCTGATCTCCCTAGTTGCGGCatgcagcctcagtagttgtggcacgcaggctctctagttgtggcacatgggctgtgGAGCAGGAGGGCTCAGTAATTATGGAGCCTAGTCTTAGCtgttccatggcatgtgaaatcttagttcgaAAACTAGAGATCgtacctgtgtcccctgctttggatagtggattcttaaccactggaccaccatgaaagTCCCTACcccattccttttaatggctaagtaatactccattatatgtatatatacatcgtgtgtgtgtgtgtgtgtgtgtatccattcattagttgtccatttgggttgtttccactttattttactattatgaataatgatgcTTTACCCTTCATGTAGAATTTTTGGACTGAACATGTGTTGTCAGTcctcttggatatatacctaggaagTGAAATTACTGCatcatatggtaatatatgtttACCTTTTTGAGGcaatgccaaactgttttctctAGCAGTTGTGTCATTTTACATCCTCACCCGCCGTGGACAAGGGTTAAATTTATCCACATGCTCATCAgtatctgttatttttttctctttaaaaaaaatcggaatatgaagtggtatcttgttttgatttgcattttcccaatGACAAATgatgttcattattttttttccatgtgttcattggccatttgtgtatcttattTGAAGAAACTCCTATTCAAATatttcactcatttaaaaattggattatttgtcttcTTGTTGTAGAGTTGTAAGAGTtcattatatattctggatattagatCTTTATCAGGTTGGCAAATATTTTTGCCCATTCtttaggctgtcttttcactttctagaTAGTGTTACTTAatgggaaaatgttttaaatttttactaaatATATCACCTGCTTTTCTTtggtgcttttgatgtcatatattAGAAACTATTGTCTAATCCATGGTCATGAAGATTTGctcttgttttcttctaagatttttatagttttaattcttacatttaggtctttgatccattttgagttaatagtTTTGTATCATGTAGGATAAGCATCCAAATTTACTATTTTGCATGTGAATAGTCAGTGgtcccagcactatttgttgTTTCTATCCATTAATCTATTACAGACATTCTTCATGGCATTCTTTATCCTCTTGTGTATATCCCACATATACAGACAGCTCTCTAGTGTTGAACTAGGCAATTGCCTGCCCTCTGGGATCCCTGGCATGTTCCTCCCCACATGCCCATCAGCTCAACCAGGGTCACTTAGGAACTTCCCAGCCTTCATTCCTTCCAAAAGCAAGAGCAAGAAACAGATGTTTCTCATTATTTGAGTCATAGATTAAAACTATCCATTGTTCACATGGGGCAGTTTAtcattctattttcattcttttttcacatttattttcacCAATCACCATCCCTTTTCTCAGAGGAGTGATAATGGCAGGATAGTTCTCTGTTTACTCTAAGAGTGTATCAAAAAgtgaacaagaaaaaaagcaagatccCCTATCAGGACCTCTGCTGAGATCTGCACACAACTCCTTAAACGAAAATGATCTTTCCAGGTGAGGAAATTTCAAGCCTCAGCATTTGGCATTGGTGTTCCTGTTAGTGTTTGCCATGGCATTCTCGCAGGGTTTGTGGGCCTCACATATGTACTCAGTTGTTGcagatcatttttcctttttacacGTCTCTTTAGtgatctcagggcttccctggtggttcagctggtaaagaatctgcctgtaatgtgggagacctgggtttgatccctggttgggaggatgccctggagaagagaaaggctacccactgcagtattgtggcctggagaattgtatggactgtatagaccatggggtcgcaaagaattggatacaactgatcgactttcacttaGTGATCTCAGGTCATCAGTAGCCTGAGAATCTCTGGCTGGGTAGGCAATAGGCAGAGGATACTGTAGGGGGAGACCTGGAAATGCATAGCTGTATTAGAGATGGACTTCTGTTGGTGTGTGAAGACGGTGGTGTTGGGGACAAAGCAAATGTGAATAAAGAGATAGGGAGGCACACCTAGAACTGATGATACAGGCTAACCTGGCTCACCTGCACCAGACAGCTGATTTTCCCAGGTATGCATGGGACAGGGGTGACTCTCTACCCCACGATCATATCACCAGTTCTCAGCCCACAAAGACCTATTTGCCTTTTGAGATTCACATAAAAGAAAATCTCCAGTCCACTTAAATCTTTAAATTTATCCCTGAATTGAAAAGTCATACCCTTGCTTACCCTGTGAGTGTGTCAGCCAGTGAGAAAACTCCTCCTTGGGAAGAGACTTTCTGAAGAACCTCCATGGGCCCTAGGGAACCAAGTCTCCAGTGACAGTCTCTTTGGACATGCAGAAACATCTGCATTCAAGCTGCTGGGGGGCAACAATCCCCTGCCGGTACAGAGGGCCAGGTCTGCACTAATGTCTTCTGGCCTTGCCATCACACACCTGAGTGAGTGTGTGGGTGCATGGTTGTTTGCCTGTGGGGTCAGGAATGAGACTGCAGCATCTTTGTCCAACGCGTATATAAAATGGATGAAGAAACATCTGCAGATACTGATTTCTTTGAACACAATGTGACTGTCCAGTACAtttatttcttccattcagttcaattcaaacAAATGAATATGTACTCAGACTCTGCCCTGGGGTGGTTCTGCCCTTGGTTCACCGGGAGTCCAGGGGATGAGAGGGCAAATGGTCCTCATCTGCTTTCAGGAGTAAAAACAGTTCAGTGACAGGAGGGAGTCAAAGGCAGTCTGAGGTCAGGTGGAAAACACCTAAAATTAACAGTGACTGTTAGGTTCTGCAGAGTGGGGAGTTCAGGGACCACCAGGTAACACAGGAAGTTTCAGGTGGGAGATTTGCCTGGGACGACTCTGAGGTTGGTAGATTAGGCAAGGTgagggagaaaagaagggaatGTGGGCCCTGAAGCAGCAGCGCACCTCAGATGAACGTAATTATCACTGCAAGGGACAAAGTGTTATTTACCATGTGTCAGGACAGACCTCACGAAAGGAATTGGTAGCTACCTGCAGAGCAGGTACAGCAGGAACAGGGCGCCCAGCAGGAGCGCCTGAGCCACAGCCCGGCCAGAGGCCACGGCAGCGCGGGCGGCCGGACGCTCCGTCACACCGTCACCGTCTCGGGCCGGCGCCTGCAGAGCAGGTACAGCAGGAACAGGGCGCCCAGCAGGGCGGCCAGGCCCAGCTTACACCGGGTCCCCGGCGCCGCCTTGGGCCACCGACACAGTCCGGCCAGAGGCCAGCGCCCCGGCCACGTCGGCGCGCGGGCGGCCAGTCGCTCCGCCACCCTGCGCAGCCTCTCCTTGGGGCTCAGCCCGCCCAGGGTCTGCACCAGGCGGTACACGTCGTTGGTGTAGGGGGCGCCGCCATGGTCCCGCACCAGCTCCTCCACCAGCCCCATCAGCTCCCCGACCTGCGCCTCGCGCTCCCCTTCGGCCGCTCGGTTGTCGAAGGCGCAGCAGCGGCCCCCGCACTCGGCCACCAGCTCCCTGAGGGCGTGGTTGTCGGTGTCGCGCACGTACTGCTGCAGCGAGCCCCGCGCCAGGTCCTCCCTGCGGGTGAAGACCACGACGGCGCGCGCCGCGATGCCCGCCCCGAAGAGCGCCTTCACCCCGCGCCAGGCCCGCAGGTCCTGGGCGGTGAAGCGGCCGAGCTGGGTCACCAGGAGCACGGCGTGGGGCCCCGGGGCCGACAGCAGGTAGCAGCGGGCTCTCTCCTCAAAGCCCGGGTCTGCCTGGGCGACCTCGGGGCTGAAGAGGTCGGGGGTGTCGAGGATTTCCACGTCCCACGAGGCCCAGCGGCAGCTCCCCGTGGCGCAGGCCCGGGTCACCGCCGTGGCCGAGAGCCTGGAGAGGAAGTGCTTCCGCTGGAGGATGCTGTTGCCCGTGGCGCTCTTCCCGGTCCCCGACCTCCCAACCAGGAGGAGGCGCAGCCTGCGCTCCTGCGGGGCGGACCTGAACTCCTGGAAACCTGTGGGCACCGGTGGTCTGTAAGCTTCGGAACCTGAGAGCGACATGTCCCGGTCCCCGGGTCTCCTGGACGCCTTGCGAGCGAAGGAGAACAGAGCGCTTCCACGGTTGTGTTTGGGACCAAACCTTTActggtttcccttgtagctcagctggtgaagaatctgcctgcagtgtgggagacctgggttggatccctgggttggaaagaccccctggagaagtgaaaggttacccactccagtattctggcccggagaattccatggactgaattgTCTATGGGATCGTgcagtctgacatgactgggtgactttcactgtAACTTTACTGAGCGGCCTGGTGTGAGATGTGGACACTCCAAGGGGGTCCCTACCCGTCTATTTCTTCCGTCTTTAGTGTCACACGTGCACCTGTAGGTGCTCCAGCTGCTGCTGACCATTTCTCTAGAGGATGCGCCTTTGTAATACAGACCATTACTTCCTCTGATATGATCTGTCATCCAGGCTGTGCAGAGCTGGTCCTTCTTTTCCCTGATGCCCTCCCACTGGAGAAAGGGGTGGGGCAGTGAGTCCAGCACAGAGGGCTATCTGGAGTCCCCTAGCCGGGGGTTGAATTGTAGACCTGTCCTCTACCAGCCTTGTAACCCTGGGAGCTGCTTAATCTAAGTGTTGAACCTCTTCTACACAAACGGAATCAATGCTATAGCGCTGTCCTCATAGAGCGTCAGAAAATAAGATGAGATcaactctcttccttcccttcctgcctccctcctcctcctctcttgtCCCTTAAACCTGCTGCCTAATAAGACACTTGTGTCGCCCTCCATCCTTGTTCCCTAACACCTTCTACCTGGTGAACCATGTTCCCTCTAATAGAGGGAACCATGTTCCCTCTAAAGAACTTGATATCTCACAGCAGGGTGGGGGTAAAGATCTAGGTGAAGTGCCAGCCCCAGGGCTCTTGCTGCTTCACCCCAGCATCAAGTCACCTCTCGGCTTCTCTTGTTCAGTCTTGAATTAGCCCATCCCCCTACCATCCAGGGTTCACACCTGGAGGCAAATACACATTGTGAGACGTGTTCTTACCATAGGCGTTTCCTTCATCTCTTGCCACCTTCCGTCCTCCCATGATTACCTGAAAGAGTCCCAGACAcaatttgttcattcactcatttatcaaATAGGTGTAACTGCCTATAATGTGACAGGCCAGGTCTAAAATGCTGGTGACCTCACAGTGAGAAGGTCATAGTTCCTGCGTTCCCCTGGGCATTGGAAAGAGATTGGAGGAAATGTTCAGCAAAGACATTTGGAGGAGCCTAGTCTGGGGTTGGGATGATACTGTGAGAACACCTGGTAAGCTTGGCTTTGTCTTCTCAGGGCTCCCAAATGCAAAGAGCGGAGGGGAGATGATAACATTTAGTCCATGTCAAGATGAGCCCCTTAGCTGGTCTGGAAATCAGTAGGGCTTATTGTAGGGGCTGTAGGATACTGAGACCCTGGTCTTGAAGAGCATGTACAGCTTGCTTTC
Proteins encoded:
- the LOC122674440 gene encoding GTPase IMAP family member 1-like isoform X8, with protein sequence MGGRKVARDEGNAYGFQEFRSAPQERRLRLLLVGRSGTGKSATGNSILQRKHFLSRLSATAVTRACATGSCRWASWDVEILDTPDLFSPEVAQADPGFEERARCYLLSAPGPHAVLLVTQLGRFTAQDLRAWRGVKALFGAGIAARAVVVFTRREDLARGSLQQYVRDTDNHALRELVAECGGRCCAFDNRAAEGEREAQVGELMGLVEELVRDHGGAPYTNDVYRLVQTLGGLSPKERLRRVAERLAARAPTWPGRWPLAGLCRWPKAAPGTRCKLGLAALLGALFLLYLLCRRRPETVTV
- the LOC122674440 gene encoding GTPase IMAP family member 1-like isoform X6 → MKETPMASRRPGDRDMSLSGSEAYRPPVPTGFQEFRSAPQERRLRLLLVGRSGTGKSATGNSILQRKHFLSRLSATAVTRACATGSCRWASWDVEILDTPDLFSPEVAQADPGFEERARCYLLSAPGPHAVLLVTQLGRFTAQDLRAWRGVKALFGAGIAARAVVVFTRREDLARGSLQQYVRDTDNHALRELVAECGGRCCAFDNRAAEGEREAQVGELMGLVEELVRDHGGAPYTNDVYRLVQTLGGLSPKERLRRVAERLAARAPTWPGRWPLAGLCRWPKAAPGTRCKLGLAALLGALFLLYLLCRRRPETVTV
- the LOC122674440 gene encoding GTPase IMAP family member 1-like isoform X7, which produces MSLSGSEAYRPPVPTGFQEFRSAPQERRLRLLLVGRSGTGKSATGNSILQRKHFLSRLSATAVTRACATGSCRWASWDVEILDTPDLFSPEVAQADPGFEERARCYLLSAPGPHAVLLVTQLGRFTAQDLRAWRGVKALFGAGIAARAVVVFTRREDLARGSLQQYVRDTDNHALRELVAECGGRCCAFDNRAAEGEREAQVGELMGLVEELVRDHGGAPYTNDVYRLVQTLGGLSPKERLRRVAERLAARAPTWPGRWPLAGLCRWPKAAPGTRCKLGLAALLGALFLLYLLCRRRPETVTV